The following proteins are co-located in the Siansivirga zeaxanthinifaciens CC-SAMT-1 genome:
- the serS gene encoding serine--tRNA ligase translates to MLQVPFIRENKDLVIKRLAKRNIDATEMINNVILFDEDRRRIQTELDNTLAESNALSKEIGNLYKSGEAQKANILKEKTTQLKDVSKELNEALNSTTEALNQLLYKIPNIPNDIVPAGSTENDNEEVFREGDIPVLHENALPHWELAKKYDIIDFELGNKITGAGFPVYKGKGARLQRALIAYFLDKNTAAGYTEYQLPHLVNEASGFGTGQLPDKEGQMYHVTEDNLYLIPTAEVPGTNIFRDVVLNESELPIGITGYTPCFRREAGSYGAHVRGLNRLHQFDKVEILRVEHPSKSYEALDGMVNHVKTILQELKLPYRILRLCGGDLGFTSALTYDFEVFSTAQDRWLEISSVSNFETFQANRLKLRFKNSEGKNELAHTLNGSSLALPRVLAGILENNQTKDGIVIPEVLQPYVGFNIIN, encoded by the coding sequence ATGTTACAAGTCCCTTTTATTAGAGAAAACAAAGATTTAGTAATTAAAAGGTTAGCAAAACGAAATATTGATGCTACCGAAATGATTAATAATGTTATTTTGTTCGATGAAGACCGTCGTCGTATTCAAACAGAACTGGATAATACATTAGCAGAATCCAATGCTTTATCTAAAGAAATAGGGAATCTTTACAAATCTGGCGAAGCACAAAAAGCTAATATTTTAAAAGAAAAAACTACCCAGTTAAAAGATGTTTCAAAAGAACTAAACGAAGCTTTAAACAGTACTACAGAAGCTTTAAACCAGTTGCTATATAAAATACCTAACATACCAAACGATATTGTTCCTGCGGGAAGCACAGAAAACGATAACGAAGAAGTATTTAGAGAAGGCGATATTCCTGTATTGCATGAAAATGCTTTGCCACATTGGGAACTCGCTAAAAAATACGACATCATAGATTTCGAATTAGGAAACAAAATAACGGGTGCAGGTTTTCCGGTTTATAAAGGAAAAGGAGCGCGATTACAACGAGCTTTAATCGCGTACTTTTTAGATAAAAATACGGCGGCTGGTTACACCGAATATCAATTACCACATTTGGTAAATGAAGCTTCTGGTTTTGGAACCGGACAATTACCCGATAAAGAAGGACAGATGTACCATGTAACCGAAGATAATTTATATTTAATACCAACTGCAGAAGTTCCCGGAACCAATATTTTTAGAGATGTTGTTTTAAATGAATCTGAACTGCCAATTGGTATTACAGGATATACACCGTGTTTTCGTCGTGAAGCAGGAAGTTATGGCGCCCATGTTCGCGGGTTAAACCGTTTGCATCAATTTGATAAAGTTGAAATATTACGCGTTGAGCATCCAAGCAAATCGTACGAAGCTTTAGACGGCATGGTAAATCATGTAAAAACCATTTTACAAGAGCTTAAATTACCATACAGAATATTAAGACTTTGCGGTGGCGATTTAGGATTTACATCGGCATTGACATACGATTTTGAGGTGTTTTCAACCGCACAAGATCGTTGGTTAGAAATTTCATCGGTATCAAACTTTGAAACGTTTCAAGCCAACCGTTTGAAATTACGATTTAAAAATAGCGAAGGTAAAAATGAATTGGCTCATACTTTAAATGGCAGTTCGTTGGCATTACCTCGAGTGCTAGCAGGTATCTTAGAAAACAACCAAACTAAAGATGGTATTGTTATACCTGAAGTTTTACAGCCATATGTAGGGTTTAATATTATTAACTAA
- a CDS encoding bifunctional riboflavin kinase/FAD synthetase translates to MGKLKNIKAYNSSKPTVVTIGTFDGVHIGHQKIVKRLINTGNLQGLKSVVLTFFPHPRMVLQKDSNIKLINTITERRTILEGLGLDQLLVKEFTKEFSRLSAEDFVKQILVETLNAKKVIIGYDHRFGRNRNADIVDLRKYGTIYGFDVEEIPAQDIDDVSVSSTKIRTALIEGDIEKANSYLGYQFMLTGTVVPGKALGRQIDYPTANIQIEETYKIIPKHGVYVVSALIENTIVYGMMNIGTNPTVDGTQQSIEVHFFNFEKDIYNQTLQINILHRIRDEQKFNSLELLKAQLLKDKETSISYINSLSK, encoded by the coding sequence ATGGGTAAGTTAAAAAATATTAAAGCATACAATTCTTCAAAACCTACAGTTGTAACTATTGGAACCTTTGATGGTGTTCATATTGGTCATCAAAAAATAGTTAAACGCTTAATTAATACTGGAAATTTGCAAGGATTAAAATCGGTTGTGCTTACTTTTTTTCCCCACCCACGTATGGTGTTGCAAAAAGATTCGAATATTAAATTAATTAATACCATAACAGAACGCAGAACCATTTTGGAAGGGCTCGGTCTAGACCAGTTATTAGTTAAAGAATTTACTAAAGAGTTTTCGCGGTTATCGGCCGAAGATTTTGTAAAGCAAATTTTAGTTGAAACTTTAAATGCCAAAAAAGTAATTATAGGTTACGACCATAGATTTGGAAGAAATAGAAATGCAGATATTGTCGATTTAAGAAAATATGGCACTATTTACGGTTTCGATGTTGAAGAAATACCAGCCCAAGACATCGATGATGTTTCGGTAAGTTCAACAAAAATTAGAACCGCTTTAATTGAAGGCGATATTGAAAAAGCAAATTCTTATCTAGGCTATCAATTTATGCTTACAGGAACGGTGGTGCCTGGCAAAGCATTAGGTCGACAAATAGATTATCCAACAGCAAATATTCAAATTGAAGAAACTTATAAAATTATACCTAAACACGGTGTTTATGTGGTTAGTGCCCTTATTGAAAACACGATTGTTTATGGGATGATGAATATTGGCACCAATCCAACCGTAGATGGAACCCAACAAAGCATAGAAGTTCATTTTTTTAATTTTGAAAAAGATATTTATAATCAAACACTTCAAATAAATATTTTACATCGCATTAGAGACGAACAAAAATTTAATTCTCTAGAGCTATTAAAAGCGCAATTATTAAAAGATAAAGAAACATCTATAAGCTATATTAATTCGCTTAGTAAATAA